A single genomic interval of Amycolatopsis albispora harbors:
- a CDS encoding acyl-CoA dehydrogenase family protein produces the protein MDFTPGAHEAAVTELAAQILRGEADSWPALAKAGLLALALPAELGGDGLGVTEVCALLTEIGRAAADVPAWPALALGALPLEAFGSPEQRAAFLPGVGDGTEVLTAALHEPSAPFPLRPAVTASQANGGWLLNGIKTAVPRAAEATRVLVPASLPVGTGVFLVDPNAPGVTVEESYRSGDTPEFRLTFAETPVDERNLLGGTIEGVHRFALAGTLAALDGLLAGALELTTKHVRERVQFGRPLATFQAVAQQIADVYIASRTVHLSTTSAIWRLATGRDADDELDVAAYWATEQVPLAMGACHHLHGGLGVDTSYPMHRYSAAAKDLVRFLGGHAHRLGELAGRA, from the coding sequence GTGGACTTCACCCCCGGTGCGCACGAGGCCGCGGTCACCGAGCTGGCGGCGCAGATCCTGCGTGGTGAAGCCGATTCCTGGCCCGCGCTGGCCAAGGCGGGCCTGCTCGCACTGGCGCTGCCCGCCGAACTCGGCGGGGACGGGCTCGGCGTGACCGAAGTCTGCGCCCTGCTCACCGAAATCGGCCGCGCCGCCGCCGACGTGCCCGCGTGGCCCGCGCTCGCCCTGGGCGCGCTGCCGCTCGAAGCCTTCGGCAGTCCCGAGCAGCGCGCGGCCTTCCTGCCCGGCGTCGGTGACGGCACCGAGGTGCTCACCGCCGCCCTGCACGAGCCGTCGGCGCCGTTCCCGCTGCGACCGGCGGTGACCGCGTCGCAGGCGAACGGCGGCTGGCTGCTCAACGGCATCAAGACCGCCGTACCCCGAGCCGCCGAAGCCACGCGTGTGCTCGTGCCCGCGTCGCTGCCGGTCGGCACCGGGGTGTTCCTGGTGGACCCGAACGCACCCGGCGTCACCGTCGAGGAGTCGTACCGCTCGGGTGACACCCCCGAATTCCGGCTGACCTTCGCGGAAACCCCGGTGGACGAACGGAATCTGCTCGGCGGCACGATCGAGGGCGTGCACCGCTTCGCGCTCGCGGGCACGCTCGCCGCGCTCGACGGGCTGCTCGCCGGCGCGCTGGAGCTGACCACGAAGCACGTGCGGGAGCGCGTCCAGTTCGGCAGGCCGCTGGCCACCTTCCAGGCCGTGGCCCAGCAGATCGCCGACGTCTACATCGCCTCGCGGACCGTGCACCTGAGCACCACCTCGGCGATCTGGCGGCTGGCGACCGGCCGTGACGCCGACGACGAACTCGACGTGGCCGCGTACTGGGCCACCGAGCAGGTGCCGCTCGCGATGGGCGCCTGCCACCACCTCCACGGCGGACTCGGCGTGGACACGAGCTACCCGATGCACCGCTATTCCGCCGCCGCCAAGGACCTGGTGCGCTTCCTCGGCGGGCACGCGCACCGCCTCGGCGAACTGGCGGGGAGGGCCTGA
- a CDS encoding acyl-CoA dehydrogenase family protein, with amino-acid sequence MHVELTSEQQQLRDELRAYFAGLVTPEERRAMVRERHGKVFREIVRRMGRDRWLGVGWPKEYGGRGFGEVEQHIFADEAARAEVQLPSVTLQTVGPTLQAFGTEEQKAFFLPKILDGELHFAIGYTEPEAGTDLASLRTTAVRDGDEYVVNGQKIFTTGGHDADYVWLAVRTDPEAPKHKGISILIVDTRDPGYSWTPIITCDGAHHTNATYYSDVRVPVNRLVGAENAGWRLITTQLNHERVMLGPAGRIGGLYDRLRAWARANSLLDLPDVRAVLAEARAVTRVNELLNWQVASVAKPSGVDIADASATKVLGSERVQRIGRLCEEIVGRHGDLADPETAELAELFDRLAKRNLVLTFGGGVNEVQRELIATAGLGLPRVPR; translated from the coding sequence ATGCACGTCGAACTCACCAGCGAACAGCAACAGCTCCGCGACGAACTGCGGGCGTACTTCGCCGGGCTGGTCACACCGGAGGAACGCCGGGCGATGGTGCGCGAGCGCCACGGCAAGGTGTTCCGCGAAATCGTGCGGCGCATGGGCCGGGACCGCTGGCTCGGCGTCGGCTGGCCGAAGGAGTACGGCGGCCGCGGTTTCGGCGAGGTCGAGCAGCACATCTTCGCCGACGAAGCGGCGCGTGCCGAAGTGCAGCTGCCTTCGGTGACCCTGCAAACCGTCGGGCCCACGCTGCAGGCGTTCGGCACCGAGGAGCAGAAAGCCTTCTTCCTGCCCAAGATCCTCGACGGTGAGCTGCACTTCGCGATCGGGTACACCGAGCCGGAAGCGGGCACCGACCTGGCTTCGCTGCGCACCACCGCGGTGCGCGACGGGGACGAATACGTGGTCAACGGCCAGAAGATCTTCACCACCGGCGGGCACGACGCCGACTACGTCTGGCTCGCCGTGCGCACCGATCCCGAGGCGCCCAAGCACAAGGGCATCTCGATCCTCATCGTGGACACCCGGGATCCCGGCTACAGCTGGACGCCGATCATCACCTGCGACGGCGCCCACCACACCAACGCCACCTACTACTCCGACGTGCGCGTACCGGTGAACCGCCTGGTGGGCGCGGAGAACGCGGGCTGGCGGCTGATCACCACGCAGCTCAACCACGAGCGCGTGATGCTCGGCCCGGCCGGTCGCATCGGCGGCCTGTACGACCGCCTGCGGGCGTGGGCACGCGCGAACTCGTTGCTGGACCTGCCCGACGTACGGGCCGTGCTGGCCGAAGCCCGCGCGGTGACCAGGGTGAACGAACTGCTCAACTGGCAGGTGGCCTCGGTGGCCAAACCGTCCGGTGTGGACATTGCCGACGCCTCGGCGACCAAGGTCCTCGGCTCGGAACGCGTGCAGCGGATCGGCAGGCTGTGTGAAGAGATAGTCGGACGGCACGGGGATCTGGCCGATCCGGAAACCGCCGAGCTGGCCGAGCTGTTCGACCGGCTGGCCAAGCGCAACCTGGTGCTGACCTTCGGCGGCGGCGTCAACGAGGTGCAGCGTGAACTGATCGCCACCGCCGGGCTGGGCCTGCCGAGGGTGCCGCGATGA
- a CDS encoding GlxA family transcriptional regulator — protein sequence MTATTVVAALVRHGVMPLELGIVHQMFGRAATPDGEPLYEVVTCALTPGEVRTDADFPIHVAAGPEVLDRADTVLVLASHEPDATETEGRLPDDLAAAFARIRPGARIASICTGAFVLAAAGLLDGRRATTHWKSAADFRRLYPRVDLDPDVLYTDNGDVLTSAGEAAGIDLCLHMIRRDHGVAVATEVAKTTVVPPHREGGQAQYISLPVPEERTSSTSAARAWALAHLDRPITRNDLAKQASMSVRTFTRRFSDEVGMSPARWLTQQRVERARRLLEETDLPVDRVAEESGFGTASSLRQHLQATLGVSPSSYRTTFRGGLAVTPDPG from the coding sequence ATGACCGCCACGACCGTCGTCGCCGCGTTGGTTCGGCATGGGGTGATGCCGCTCGAGCTGGGCATCGTGCACCAGATGTTCGGCCGCGCCGCCACCCCGGACGGCGAACCGCTCTACGAGGTCGTGACCTGCGCACTCACCCCCGGCGAGGTCCGCACCGACGCCGACTTCCCGATCCACGTGGCCGCCGGGCCGGAGGTGCTGGACCGCGCCGACACCGTGCTGGTCCTCGCCTCTCACGAGCCGGACGCGACGGAGACCGAGGGGCGCCTGCCCGACGACCTGGCCGCCGCGTTCGCCCGGATCCGGCCGGGGGCCCGCATCGCGTCGATCTGCACCGGTGCCTTCGTGCTCGCCGCCGCGGGACTGCTCGACGGCAGGCGCGCGACCACGCACTGGAAGTCGGCCGCCGACTTCCGCCGCCTCTACCCTCGGGTCGATCTCGATCCGGACGTGCTCTACACCGACAACGGCGACGTGCTCACCTCGGCGGGCGAGGCCGCCGGGATCGACCTCTGCTTGCACATGATCCGCCGCGACCACGGTGTCGCCGTGGCCACCGAAGTGGCGAAGACCACCGTCGTGCCGCCGCACCGCGAGGGCGGCCAGGCCCAGTACATCTCGCTCCCGGTGCCGGAGGAACGCACTTCGTCGACCAGCGCCGCGCGAGCCTGGGCGCTGGCGCACCTCGACCGCCCGATCACCCGGAACGACCTGGCGAAGCAGGCGTCGATGAGCGTGCGCACCTTCACCCGGCGGTTCAGCGACGAGGTCGGCATGTCCCCGGCGCGCTGGCTCACTCAGCAGCGCGTCGAGCGGGCGCGCCGCCTGCTGGAGGAAACCGACCTCCCGGTGGACCGCGTCGCCGAGGAATCCGGCTTCGGCACGGCCTCCTCCCTGCGTCAGCACCTGCAGGCCACGCTGGGGGTTTCGCCGAGCAGTTACCGCACGACCTTCCGGGGAGGGCTTGCCGTCACGCCGGATCCGGGCTAA
- a CDS encoding bifunctional MaoC family dehydratase N-terminal/OB-fold nucleic acid binding domain-containing protein has translation MTTDAEIRAAADRIAAGGESARRFARDPVNQAMVNNWVEAIGDTNPVYVDPEFAAKSVHGGLVAPPAMAQVWTMGGLHHQRGTGDPLGAMMSVLDDAGFTSVVATNSDQTYHRYLRPGEHLAATTVLEDVKGPKKTALGEGWFVTTRTNWYVGEELVADMVFRVLKFRPREQPKPEVVDAPGAAVLRPVISPDTAFFWEGTKAGELRIQRWGDVLRHPPGPMPPDGDLDAVPDYVVASGRGTVYSYVVHHHPPVPGKELPFVVALVELEEGVRVLGELLDVRPDEVHIGLEVRAAFLRIDDELTLPAWRVAR, from the coding sequence ATGACCACGGACGCGGAGATCAGGGCGGCGGCGGACCGCATCGCGGCCGGTGGTGAGTCCGCCCGGCGGTTCGCGCGCGACCCGGTGAACCAGGCCATGGTGAACAACTGGGTCGAGGCCATCGGGGACACGAACCCGGTCTACGTGGACCCGGAGTTCGCGGCGAAGTCCGTGCACGGCGGGCTGGTCGCGCCACCGGCGATGGCGCAGGTGTGGACGATGGGCGGGCTGCACCACCAGCGGGGCACCGGCGACCCGCTCGGCGCGATGATGTCCGTTCTGGACGATGCGGGCTTCACCTCGGTGGTGGCCACCAACTCCGACCAGACCTACCACCGCTACCTGCGCCCCGGTGAGCACCTGGCGGCCACCACGGTGCTCGAAGACGTCAAGGGCCCCAAGAAGACCGCGCTCGGCGAGGGCTGGTTCGTCACCACCAGGACGAACTGGTACGTGGGCGAGGAACTGGTCGCGGACATGGTGTTCCGGGTGCTGAAGTTCCGTCCCCGCGAGCAGCCGAAGCCGGAGGTCGTGGACGCGCCGGGTGCCGCCGTGCTGCGGCCGGTGATCAGCCCGGACACCGCGTTCTTCTGGGAGGGCACCAAGGCCGGTGAGCTGCGCATCCAGCGCTGGGGTGACGTGCTGCGCCACCCGCCTGGCCCGATGCCGCCCGACGGGGACCTCGACGCGGTGCCGGACTACGTGGTCGCGTCGGGACGCGGCACGGTGTACAGCTACGTCGTGCACCACCACCCGCCGGTGCCCGGCAAGGAGCTGCCGTTCGTGGTGGCGCTCGTGGAACTGGAGGAAGGCGTGCGGGTGCTCGGTGAACTGCTGGATGTCCGGCCCGACGAGGTCCACATCGGACTCGAGGTCCGGGCGGCGTTCCTCCGGATCGACGACGAGCTGACCCTGCCGGCCTGGCGGGTGGCCCGGTGA